TCATATGGTGAAGGTAGTTGTCCAGGGAGAATTGCTCTAATTCTCCCTTCCCTTCTGGTCAGCTTGTCCGGCAAATTGCGGACAATTAATAACGTCTACTGAAGGGCATTATGGGTTAGCAGTTACACCATGGTTCTTCACGCAAGCTATGTGCATAGTTAATCCTCCTTGAAACTATGAAACGTATACTACAATGTAGCGTGCCATACTTTAGCAAAAAGTACAAGTAAAAAAGTGCCCAAACTACAAGGTTTTTAGCACTTTTTTGGTATATTTTTTCCTTATTGAACTGTAAACTCGGGTTATAACATGTAGAAATGGCTACGGACAAGCGTCTTGGAGGTGTATCTGTATGCAGCAGTTAATTGTCAACGCCAAAGATATGGGATTGAGTGCTGGCGTAAACAAAGGAATTATTCAGGGGTATCGCAATGGGATAATCTCCAGTGTCAGCATGCTGGTAAATTTGCCCTCCTGGGAGCATGCATTGCGCCACATTGCGCCTTTCCCTGGTCTTGGTGTCGGCCTTCAGTTTAACATCAGCCTGGGCAAGCCGGTTTCACCGCCGCAGGCAGTCAAATCTTTAGTGGACCCGGAAGGGAGCTTCCACGGCGAGTGGGATGAGTTGGCTCTTGCGCCGGCGGAAGAGATTCGTGCTGAGCTCTGTGCCCAATTGGATTTGTTTAAAAAGGGCAGGCTGAAACCGACCCATATTGACGGTTTCGAAGATATCCTGGCCCAGGAAAATGTCTTGTCGGCGGTGTTGCCCGTGGCATCCCGGCTGCGAATACCGGTTTGCTCTTATCTGCAAGCCTGGGATCGATTTAAGTACTTTCGGGTGCCTACCGTTACGGCCTGTGTGGACAGTTTTGGCGGGCGCGGCGCCAACCGGCCCAACCTGGAACGATTGTTGGGGGGTTGCCGGCATGAACTCACCGAATTTCGTTGCCGGCCCGGTCTTGTCGACTCGCGTCTCAACGATTTTACTGATTACGCATGGGAGCGGGAGCGCGAGCTGGCTGTCCTCTGTTCGATTAACAAAGAGCAGGTTATCGCCAAGTTTCGCCTGCATCTCGTAGATTTTAGCGCTGTGAGTTGACAAACGGGGAGCGTTTTTCGGTATAAGATGGTATAATTAAGCCGGAGTGATTCGATGACTGATTGTAAGATTTGCGGCAACTCTGTTGATGAACTGCAATGTCGGCAACTTTACTGGCATTGCCCCGTTTGCGATCTGATTACCCTAGACAATAATGAGCTGCTCACCCCGGAAGCGGAAAAAGAGCGTTACCAGCTGCATAATAATGTCGCAGAAAATGAAGGCTATGTTTTGATGTTCGAGCGATTTCTAGAATTCGCCGCTCCCTGGCTGCCGGATGGCGGCCAGGCCCTGGATTTCGGTTGCGGGCCGGGTCCGGTGTTGGCCCGGATGCTGGAGCAGCAGGGGTGGGAGGTAACAATATACGATCCATTTTTTGCCCCGTCCCGGGACTTTTGCCAACATTCCTTTGAGCTGGTAACTGCTACCGAGGTTTTTGAGCATTTCGTATATCCCCTCGCTGAACTAAGGACACTGAACGCTGTGCTGGCTCCGGGAGGTGTGCTGGCAGTAATGACCCATTTTCACTCCGGGCCGGACGCGTTTTGCGATTGGTGGTATCGTCGTGACCCCACCCATATTGTTTTTTATTCGATTAAAACTTTTCTCTGGCTGGCCAATGAGTTGGGGCTTGAACTGAAGGCCAGTGACAACAAAAAGTCAGTTGTTTTGCAAAAACCTGCTCAATCGTAAAGAATGAATGGCAGGTGGAACCATAAAGATAAGTATTTGCTATTGCGGCAGGAAGAGGACGTTCGGATAGCGAAAATGTATGTGGGGTGAGGCAATGTTAATTTTGGGAATTGACCCCGGTCTGGCGGTTACGGGTTACGGGGTTGTGGAGAAACAGGGTAGCTTGCTGAAACCCCATGGTTATGGATGTATTCGTACAGAAGCCGGCACCCCGCTGGAGCAGCGGCTGGCGCAGATTTATTCCGAGGCAAATCAGATTATCGGCAAATGGAAGCCGGAAGTTATCGCCGTTGAACAATTATTTTTCAACCGTAACATAACCAGCGCCTTTGCAGTGGGACAAGCCCGTGGTGTTTGCCTGTTGGCCGCGGCCCATCACCAGTGTCAGTTTATTGAATATACACCGCTACAGGTCAAGCAGGCAGTTGTTGGCAACGGACGGGCCGCCAAGCAACAGGTGGGTGCCATGGTCAGGGTTTTGTTAAACTTGAGTGCAATTCCCCGGCCGGATGATGTAACTGACGCTTTGGCTGTGGCAATCTGTCATTGCAATAACAATCCAGCAATTGCATTTCCAAAGAGGTGAAATTATGTTAGCTTTTGTTCAAGGTCAGCCGGTGGACAGCGGCTCGGACCATGTGGTCATTGCCGTCGGTGGTTTGGGATATAAAGTGTTCGTGCCGGCCTCGGGCATCGAGCGGATTCTGACCCAGTCGACAGTCACTTTACATACGCACATGGTTGTCAAGGAGGACAGGATCTTTTTGTTTGGTACTGAAACCGCTGCAGAACTGGCGGTTTTTCGTCATTTAATTTCTGTTTCCGGTGTTGGTCCCAAAATGGCTCTGGCTGTTCTCTCTACCTGGCCAGTGAAGAGATTGGGGGCTATTTTCGCCGAAGAGGACCTGCACGCATTGACTACAATCCCGGGAGTTGGTCGCAAAACTGCCCAAAGGATGCTCCTGGAGCTAAAAGATAAGATCCAAGTGGAGCCAGGTCAGGATGTCCCCAAGAGCAGTGGAATGGCTGCCGATGCCGAAGCCGCACTGCTTGCTTTAGGTTATAAGACAGCCCAGGTCAGACCGTTGGTGCAGGAGCTAGCCCGCACCGAGACTGCGGTAGAGGATATTATTCGTATCGCCCTCTCGCGACTGGTTAAGGGGGGTAACTGATGAGCGACGAAAGACTGGTATCTCCAGGCAACCAGGGCCAGGATGGCAATGAATCAGGTCTGAGGCCGACCCGCCTAGAAGACTATATTGGGCAACAGGTGGTCAAAGATAATCTCGCAGTGTTTATTGCCGCTGCCCGCAAACGGGGGGAACCTTTGGACCATGTTCTACTATGCGGTCCCCCTGGGCTTGGAAAGACAACGTTGGCAGCGATAATTGCCCGGGAAATGGGAAGCAATCTCCACATAACTTCCGGACCGGCAATCGAGCGCCCCGGCGATTTGGCCGGTATTTTGACTAATTTGCAACCGGGGGATGTATTATTCGT
The DNA window shown above is from Bacillota bacterium and carries:
- a CDS encoding ChbG/HpnK family deacetylase, which gives rise to MQQLIVNAKDMGLSAGVNKGIIQGYRNGIISSVSMLVNLPSWEHALRHIAPFPGLGVGLQFNISLGKPVSPPQAVKSLVDPEGSFHGEWDELALAPAEEIRAELCAQLDLFKKGRLKPTHIDGFEDILAQENVLSAVLPVASRLRIPVCSYLQAWDRFKYFRVPTVTACVDSFGGRGANRPNLERLLGGCRHELTEFRCRPGLVDSRLNDFTDYAWERERELAVLCSINKEQVIAKFRLHLVDFSAVS
- a CDS encoding class I SAM-dependent methyltransferase; this translates as MTDCKICGNSVDELQCRQLYWHCPVCDLITLDNNELLTPEAEKERYQLHNNVAENEGYVLMFERFLEFAAPWLPDGGQALDFGCGPGPVLARMLEQQGWEVTIYDPFFAPSRDFCQHSFELVTATEVFEHFVYPLAELRTLNAVLAPGGVLAVMTHFHSGPDAFCDWWYRRDPTHIVFYSIKTFLWLANELGLELKASDNKKSVVLQKPAQS
- the ruvC gene encoding crossover junction endodeoxyribonuclease RuvC, with amino-acid sequence MLILGIDPGLAVTGYGVVEKQGSLLKPHGYGCIRTEAGTPLEQRLAQIYSEANQIIGKWKPEVIAVEQLFFNRNITSAFAVGQARGVCLLAAAHHQCQFIEYTPLQVKQAVVGNGRAAKQQVGAMVRVLLNLSAIPRPDDVTDALAVAICHCNNNPAIAFPKR
- the ruvA gene encoding Holliday junction branch migration protein RuvA → MLAFVQGQPVDSGSDHVVIAVGGLGYKVFVPASGIERILTQSTVTLHTHMVVKEDRIFLFGTETAAELAVFRHLISVSGVGPKMALAVLSTWPVKRLGAIFAEEDLHALTTIPGVGRKTAQRMLLELKDKIQVEPGQDVPKSSGMAADAEAALLALGYKTAQVRPLVQELARTETAVEDIIRIALSRLVKGGN